One segment of Argiope bruennichi chromosome 11, qqArgBrue1.1, whole genome shotgun sequence DNA contains the following:
- the LOC129956958 gene encoding uncharacterized protein LOC129956958, with translation MEQQLSFVLKLSLEEMALRRSVINLWSETDVLSSIEDLEFESLPEGRETLNGMVKEKISNLVIPEPLKKRMMIIVKPIGAELARWKTFHKNVVNWSHDGLGLNILKQLCWTPAGTVDYPKSAEKLLRLDALGVQTGYKLASLYCLVNYIPELWDKLPRSCKKRYLSKSPFVPSRVKLDVAWAYLLTGQESTLDSIVAESVSRDSSFQQLACEYSALSGNKGAAEYFFKKLSNAERNSFLVPLVNEIAIDRDTESRRRSGDFPIEKLSEVLCYFLSQMSPEQHMQALRTVPCELLGSFLDWPLQDLCLEMADLAWQFLTEQEYYFFIETISKNIEKTDHYFPDFLQKLYLNSPSEFKSFFVDYGAYQTCFFPKFFDTGDTQTIQIIFRNLEDFDKIRLVYGYNFFRLFDSLLLTEKRHLIKMCLEEALKSENHKILVEKSYMQFLAEAHAPDMWLRKRRWRQIFLAIDKILAKTRNKRAIIEEIVTESKKCCKRRK, from the coding sequence ATGGAGCAACAGCTCAGTTTCGTGCTAAAGCTATCACTCGAGGAAATGGCCCTGAGGAGGTCCGTTATCAATTTGTGGAGTGAAACGGACGTATTGTCCTCGATTGAGGATCTAGAATTCGAATCTCTTCCTGAAGGTCGCGAAACCCTAAATGGCATGGTAAAAGAGAAGATCTCAAATCTCGTTATACCTGAGCCGCTAAAGAAGCGGATGATGATTATAGTTAAGCCGATTGGTGCTGAATTAGCGAGGTGGAAAACATTCCACAAAAATGTTGTTAATTGGTCACATGATGGACTGGGTTTGAATATTCTGAAGCAATTGTGTTGGACACCTGCTGGAACGGTGGATTACCCAAAAAGTGCAGAGAAACTTCTACGTCTTGATGCGTTGGGAGTTCAGACTGGCTACAAATTAGCCTCGTTATATTGCTTAGTTAATTATATTCCAGAGCTATGGGACAAACTTCCCAGATCATGTAAGAAGCGGTATTTATCCAAATCGCCTTTTGTGCCATCTAGAGTAAAATTGGACGTTGCTTGGGCTTACCTTCTGACGGGTCAAGAATCTACACTGGATAGCATCGTTGCAGAATCTGTGTCTCGGGATAGTTCTTTCCAGCAGCTTGCTTGTGAATACTCAGCACTCAGCGGCAACAAAGGAGCGGCtgagtatttttttaagaaattaagcaACGCAGAACGGAACTCCTTTTTAGTTCCTTTAGTCAATGAAATCGCTATAGACAGAGACACAGAGTCACGCCGACGTTCGGGCGATTTTCCGATAGAAAAACTCTCCGAAGTGTTGTGTTACTTCTTATCACAGATGAGTCCGGAACAGCATATGCAAGCTTTAAGGACTGTGCCTTGTGAATTATTAGGATCCTTTCTGGATTGGCCATTGCAAGACCTTTGTTTGGAAATGGCAGATCTCGCGTGGCAATTTCTTACTGAGCaggaatactatttttttatagagacgatatctaaaaatattgaaaaaacagATCATTATTTTCCAGACTTTTTGCAGAAGTTATACCTGAACAGTCCAAgcgaatttaaaagttttttcgtCGATTATGGAGCTTACCAAACTTGTTTCTTTCCTAAATTTTTCGATACCGGAGATACACAGacaatccaaattatttttagaaatttagaggATTTTGACAAAATCAGGCTTGTCTACGGTTATAACTTTTTTCGTCTTTTCGATTCTCTTTTATTGACTGAGAAAcggcatttaataaaaatgtgccTTGAAGAAGCCTTGAAATCCGAAAATCACAAGATCTTAGTAGAAAAAAGTTACATGCAATTCCTCGCAGAAGCTCACGCACCCGATATGTGGTTGAGAAAACGCAGATGGAGACAGATTTTTCTTGCC